The Spirosoma foliorum genome has a window encoding:
- a CDS encoding Hsp70 family protein, producing MTTLSCGIDFGTSNTSVAIANGGEISLVPVENASVTIPSAIFFQRSNNKAFYGRTAVNLFFDRQEGRFMRSLKRVLGTSLMKQGTLVNGASMNFSSIITAFLKHVKDKADAVAGQEIEHVVMGRPVHFVDNDPDADVRAQAELQLIAQRIGFKYIDFQFEPIAAAFAHEAQLSGEKLAIVADLGGGTSDFTVIKLSNKNINKSDRASDILANTGVRVGGNDFDKELSLAAIMPEIGYRSTYGEKNLEVPLKPFYDLAEWSKVNFLYTPKIIMQVRQLLHQSHDKTRYKRLLKVLEDETGHTLLAAAEGAKIALSDQDEYKTLLDFIEDDFYVPIKRTLFEASIEGEVEKISASARQCLQEAGVKAEAIELVILTGGSTEVHSVQVEFKRLFPNAAIADENKLSSVGLGLAYDSENKFGKRATVLAN from the coding sequence CAAATACAAGCGTAGCTATTGCCAATGGCGGTGAAATCAGTCTGGTACCTGTTGAAAATGCATCGGTGACAATCCCGAGTGCTATCTTCTTTCAACGCAGTAACAACAAAGCATTTTATGGGCGAACAGCGGTGAATCTGTTTTTTGATCGGCAGGAAGGTCGTTTCATGCGAAGTTTAAAGCGGGTTCTGGGTACATCGCTGATGAAACAGGGCACACTGGTGAACGGTGCATCCATGAATTTTTCGTCGATCATTACCGCCTTCCTGAAGCACGTAAAAGATAAAGCCGACGCGGTTGCCGGTCAGGAAATCGAGCATGTGGTCATGGGACGCCCGGTTCACTTTGTCGATAATGATCCCGACGCCGACGTTCGGGCACAGGCTGAATTGCAGCTAATTGCCCAACGGATTGGCTTCAAATACATCGACTTTCAGTTTGAACCCATTGCAGCAGCTTTCGCACACGAAGCGCAGCTAAGCGGTGAAAAACTGGCCATTGTCGCCGACCTGGGCGGTGGTACGTCCGATTTTACGGTGATCAAATTATCGAACAAAAACATCAATAAATCCGATCGGGCTTCTGATATTCTGGCTAATACGGGCGTTCGGGTTGGGGGTAATGACTTTGACAAAGAATTGAGTTTAGCGGCTATCATGCCCGAAATCGGTTACCGCAGCACTTATGGCGAAAAGAATCTGGAAGTCCCTTTAAAACCATTCTATGATTTGGCTGAATGGAGTAAGGTTAACTTTCTGTACACACCTAAAATAATTATGCAGGTACGGCAGCTTCTGCATCAGTCGCACGATAAAACACGATATAAGCGACTCCTGAAAGTGCTTGAAGACGAAACCGGGCATACCCTTCTGGCCGCTGCCGAAGGGGCAAAAATTGCCTTAAGCGATCAGGATGAGTACAAAACCCTGCTTGATTTCATTGAGGATGATTTCTATGTGCCGATCAAACGCACCTTATTTGAAGCGTCTATTGAAGGTGAAGTTGAGAAAATTTCAGCCTCCGCCCGGCAGTGTCTTCAGGAAGCGGGCGTAAAAGCCGAAGCGATCGAGTTGGTCATTCTGACGGGCGGTTCTACCGAAGTGCATTCCGTTCAGGTCGAATTTAAACGACTTTTCCCGAACGCAGCTATTGCAGACGAAAACAAACTTTCCAGTGTTGGACTTGGATTAGCCTACGATAGTGAAAATAAATTTGGTAAACGAGCTACTGTTTTGGCTAATTAA